CGAGAGCAAGGCTGCCAACGACATGGCGCTGTAAGCTGCCTGAGGAGATGGCCTGTCGTCCGACAGGCCGTTGCCTGAAAAGCCACGAGGATCGCCGCAGGCGGGCTCGTGGCTTTTTTGTGCCTGGTTACAGTGTTTTGTGGCAGCGAGTCCCTGTGGGAGCGGGGCTTGCCCGCGAACACCGGCGAAGCCGGTGCCATCCACCGCGGCGTTCTTTTCGCGGGCAAGCCCGCTCCCACAGGGATGGATTGCAATCAGTGGTTCAATGATCCACGTGCAACTTGTCGTCCAGGCGGTTGCTCGACGAGCCATTCTTCTGCGGCGTCTCGTCGAAATGCTTCCATTCGGCCTCCTGGAAGCGGAACAGGCTGTCATCCTCCGGCGCCTCGCGGTCGCCGTAATGGTGGATCGAGTAGTGGGCATACTCGACCTTGTCCGCCCAGTCGCCCTGCAACAATCCATCGGCCGCCAGGTCCCGGTACCAGTCGTTTTCCTTCTCGCTGGCCTTCTGCCGTTTGTTGTGATCGACGAAGTAACCGATGATCCCGCCGATCACCCCCAGCACCACGCCCACCAGGAAGAAAGGCCCGGTCAGCGCTGCGGCCGTGCCTGCACCGAACAGGCTGGCAGCACCGAGTACACCGGCCGAGGCACCGAAGGCACCGCCGGCGATCTGCAGCCCACCGGAGGCCTTGGCCAGCGGATCGCCATCCTTGATTGCGTTCTTGATGGTGAAGGCCCCCAGGACGATGTCGGCGAAACCACCGGCAAGGTCGGTGGCCGGACCCAGTACCTTGATCACCGACCCCGCAATCTTCGCCGCCTTGCCCGGTGGCAGCTTGACCGTGCCGGAGGCTGATACGGCGTCCTCCAGGCGCTGGGTAATGCCGCCATAGGCGTTCTTGGCGGCGTTGGCGTTGCCTGCGCCGTCACCGAGCACGTCGGAAAAGTCCCCGAGCTTGCTGCCGGGCAGGGTATCGAGCGCTTCGGCGATCTTGGCCTTGGTGCTCGCCGGCAGCTCGCTGAGCTTGAATTCGAACTTCGGCTCCTGGATCCCGCCCTTGCCCCAGATCTCCGGCAGGGTCTTGTCCAGGCCGAGGAAATCAACCAACCCGCTCTTGCCGACCAGCCCGCCGATGGCATCGCCGACCTTGGCGAAGTGGCTGCCAGCGCCGGCAAAACTGACGAAGTCCTTGGCGATCGACAGGCGTTGCTGCCAGGTCTCGCCCAGCTTGCCGCCCTGGCCGACCAGTTGATAGATGCCCGAGAACAGGTTCACCCCGGCACCCAGCGTGCCGAGGATGCCCTTGCTGTTGAGGGCGCTGAACACCTCGCCGAGGGTGCCGCGGTCGGCAATCGGCACATAGGGCTTGGACAGCACGGTCTTCAGGTCGGCCTCGCTGATGCTGCCCTTGGCCATGTCGATCTGCGACAGCTCTTCGAGCACCTTGGTGACCACCGAGGACTTCTGCTTGCCCTGCAGCCCCTCTTCGAGAAACTTCTCGATGACCTCCTGGGTGCGCCGCGGCATGTCCAGCAGCGAGCCCTTGAGCACACTCTTGAGCAGGCCGAACAGGTCCTTGGTGGCCAGCTCCTTGTTCTCGTCGGAAATCTTGCTCGGGTCGCCGACCAGGTCATTGAGGTCGCTGGTCAGGCCGTCGGCCTGGATCGACTGGGCCGCCTTGGTCGCCGCCTCCGGATCGAACAACGACAAGGCCGAGAGCGTATTGTTGAGGTCTTCCTTGGCCTCGTGGTCCTTGCCCTGCTTCTGCAGGTCCTTGAGGTAGGCGATGTAGTCGGGGTTGTTGGTCAGGTCGAGCAGCTTCTGCTTGACCTCGTCCTTGTTGGGGATGCGGTTGAGCGCATCGTCCATCTTCGACTTGTAGTCCTTCTGGATGGTCTCGTCGGCGAACAGGGTGCTGATCTGCTCCTTGAGCTTGCCGCCGTCGATGATGTCGTGCATGTCGGCGGAGGTGAGCTCGGTCTGCTCCTTGTCGAACACCCGCCATGTGCCGCCGAAGGCGCCGGGCTCTTCCTCGTAGCCGGTGATGCCGCGGCCGTTCTGGTAGGCAGCCTGCGCTTCGAGGGCGCGGACCAGCTTGGCGCGCGGGTCGTCCTTGGCGATCGAGCCGTCCTGCACGCCCTTGCGGTAGCTGTCGAGCAACTCTTTGGTGGCCAACTCGCCCACGGTCAGTTCGGGCGAGGACGCATCCTTCTCATCGGCCTTGACCCCGGTCTTGAGATTGAGCGCATCGAGTTCCTCGCGCGGTGGCAGGTTGTACTTGCTGCGGGTCTCATCGACCTCGCCCTTGGTCCAGCCTTCCCACTTGCCGACCACTTCGTCGTACAGCTGTGGGCTCAGCTCCTTGGAGACGATGAACTTGCCCTCGTCGGTCTCGAAGCGGATCAGGCCATCGCCCAGCTCGTCCGGCGAGCCGAAGGACATGTCCTTGTTCTTGAGAAAATCGTTGGGGCCGGCGAGCTTGTAGCCCTCCTTCTCGCTGTCGTGGATCTTGCCCCAGGTGTCGTTGGCGGTCGCCACCTGCTTGAACAGCTCCGGCGAGATGTCGCGCGAGACCACGACCTTGGTGCCGTCGTGGGTTTCGTAGGTGAGGACATTGTCTTCCTGGCCGGTGGTCCAGCCGAAGCCCTTGTAGTCGTTCAGGCCCGGGGCCTGGGTGTTGGCATCGGCCAGCACGGCACCGTTGTCCAGTGCGGTGCGGATGTCGCCAGCCTTGGCCGGGTCGCTGTAGACCTCGTGCAGGCCGGCCAGGTAATCGAACAGCTTGGGGTTGTCGTCGCGGGCGACCACCACTTTCTCGCCATTGTGTTCGTAGCGGATAAGGTCCGGGCCGACCTCGTCGCGGGCACCGATGGCCGTGCCGTCGAAGGGCGGCCAGACTTCATTGTCAGTGGCACGCCGGTAGCCGTCGGCTTCGCTGGCCTGCAGGCCCGAGAGGCTGTCATAGGCACTGGCGGCGGCCTTGTACAGCTCGGGATTGTCGCGCTCGGACACCACGTACTTGCTGCCATCCTGGGTCTCATAGCGGATCACGCCCGGGCCGACTTCCTCGGCCGGGCCCACGGCGCGGAAGTCGCCAAGCGCGCCGGGTACCTGCTGGTCGGCGCCGGCCCATTGGTAGCCATCGGCGATGCTGCTGTTGATGCCCGAGAGTGCCTTGTAGTCCTGCGAGACCTGTTTGAACAGGTCAGGGTTGTCCTGCTCGGCGACGATGTAGGCCTTGCCGTCGGCGGTCTGGTAGCGGATCAGGCCGGGGCCGACTTCGTCAGCGGCACCGATGGCCTTGTAGTCAGCGAGGGTAGCGGGGGCCTGGGCGTCCTTGCCGAGCAGTTCGTAGCCGTCCTGCTTGCTCTTGGCGATGGCCTCCAGTGCCGGGCGGGCCTCGACGATCTGTTGGTAGAGCTTGGGGTTGGTGGCCTTGCTGACCAGCACGGCATCGCCTGCGGTCGTCACGTAGCGCACGGTGTCGGCCCCCTGGGCGCCAGGGGCTTCGATCGAGGCCAGCTCGCCCAATGCGGGCATCTGCTCGTCGGGCTTGGCACTGCGGTAGCTGTCGGCGTTGCGCTCGCTGTTGGCGAGCAGCACGCGGAAGGTGGCGGCGGGCTTGTGGTCGCGTGGCTCTGACAGTTTGATGTCGGCGCTGCGGGTGAGGGGGCTGGTCGACATGCCGTGAAACTCCTTTCGTCGGGGCAGAAAGGGCGCAAGGCGTGTCAGTGTTGCTGGACGCTCGGCGACCCTCGAGGCGGCTCGACGGTAGCAGAACAAGATGTAAGCAAAGATTTCAGTGCGCGGGAATTCACAACGTTTTACGTCTGTGAAACAGCGGTCCTGATCGGTACGGCAGAGGCAATAACCCTACCGTTAATCCGATTATTTTACCTATGGCAAATGGCCAGCTAGCCTGCAAATCAGCGTCAGGGATAACGCTGAATACTGGGACCATGAAGGGCCCGCCTCTTGTGTCGTCCCGACGCTTTATCTGCTGAGGAGACGATAATGAGAAAACGACCGAAACACCTGGCCTGCCTGGGCGCAGGCTTCACCAGCGTACTGGCCATGGCCGCTGTGGCAGACAGCCCCGTGCTGTCGCCGCAGATTCCCTTCGATGTCACCGTCGTGGCACCGCCCACACCTACCCTTGAAAGCCTGCAGCACGATTTCGACCTGTTGTCGTGGAAGACCTTCGTCGCCCTGAACTGGCCGGCCAAGCCCGATGGCAGTGCCGACACCGATGCACCGATCGGCAAGCCGAACACAACGACGGTGTGGGAGTCGTGGAAGGAGAGTTACGAGATCTTCCTGCCCAAGGGGCAGAAACCTGTAGGTTGGCACGAGAAAGCCCCGCTTCCCGCGGCCTGTGAGGGCAAGGGCAACCTGCCTGTGCTGCAGCAGATGGGCAAGGTCGCCGGAGTGCTCGATGAGTTCATCCAGCCGTTCAAGACCGGGCCACTGGTCGACCAGAGCGGGCAGTACACGCGCAACGCGATCATGGTCAACCAGCCGATGTTCGACGATATCGTCAACAACGGCCTCTACAGCAAGGAGGGGCAACAGGCGTTCCTCGGCAAGAGCGACAACCGCATCGCCTTTGCCTGCGGTTCGAACGAGGATAAGCGGGTCGGCGCGATCATGGTCAAGTCGGCCTGGAAGGTCCTCGACGCAAGCGACAAGGCCGATGAGTTCCATGCCGTCGATGCGCTGGTCTACACCCCGGGCAATGACGATCCGGACAAAGGGGCGCTCATCCCCGAGTCGTGCAGTGCGCAGAAGGTCGGCCTGGTCGGGCTGCACATCGTGCACAAGACCCAGGACGCGCAGCAGTGGGTGTGGTCGACGTTCGAGCACGTGCGCAACGTGCCGGAAAAGACCACGCCGGTGAGTGAGCGCAAGGGGCCGTACCTGTTCTATGACGCCAAGGCCGATCGGCCGATCAACGAGCCGCCGGCGCAGCCGTGGGATCCGTCGAAAAAGGCCGAGCCATCGCAGATCGTGCGCGAGATTCCGATCACTGCCGCCGCCCAGGCGCTCAACCAGCAGTGGCGAGGCGCGCTGGCCGGCACGGTCTGGGCCAACTACCAACTGGTCAGTACGCAATGGCCGACCAAGCCCGCCAAGGATCCGAAGTGCCAGGTACCGGACCCGGTCAATCCCTTGGGCTCTCCGGCGCCAAGCTTCCTGGCCAACGCGACGCTGGAAACCTACAACCAGGGCACCGTGCCGCAGGCGTCTTCGAGCTGCATGGAGTGCCACAACAACGCGACCACCCGGGTGACCGAGTCGCCGCGCACCAGTTTCGCCGACTTCACCTTCCTGCTTGAACGTGCCCAATCCACTGGCGCCAAGGAGTGATGCCATGAACGACCAGAACCTGCAGAACTTCATCGAGCTTTCGGCACTGCTGACGGGCCTGTCCAGCGACCACCTTGCTCCGTCCGACGACCCGGTCAACCTGCCACCGGTGTTTTTCGCCACAGCGCAAAGCGGCATGGGCGCGGCAGCCTTCAGCCATCTGCTGGAGCTGTTTGTCAGCCTCAAGGGTCGGCCCGAGAAAGAGATCGCCGCCGCCATTCTGGACCGCAAGGATTCACCGATCGCCCAAGGCGCGCGTTCGATCATGAAGCTCTGGCTGCTGGGCAGTTGGTACCAGCCCTACGACCTGAAGGACGCGCAGAAAACCCAAGGTGATATCCACGTGGTTTCCGACCAGGCCTACAAGGAAAGCTGGGCGTGGAAGATCGCCCAGGCCCATCCCATGGGCTACAGCCAGTATCACTTCGGCTACTGGGCCGAGCAGCCACCAACCCTCGAGCAATTCACCGGTGTCAAAGCCAAGGAAGGGCAGCAGCCATGAGCCTCGTACAAGCCAAGAACATCGAGCAAGCCGATGTGATCGTCGTGGGCGCCGGCATGGCCGGCAGCGTGATGGCCTACCAGTTGGGCCTGGCCGGGCTCAAGGTACTGGTGCTGGAGTCGGGGCCGGCGATTCCGCCGAACCGCAGCGAGTACCTGGAGCGTTTCTACACCGCGGTGCTCAAATCGCCTGAATCGCCCTATCCGCCTGAGCAGAGCGAGCAGACCCCGGACAAGCAGTTCGCCCCCCGGGCCACCATCCAGGACCTGATCACCGCCGGCGGCAGCGACCCGCACAAGGAGCAGAAAAGCTACCTGGTACAAAAGGGGCCACTGCTGTTCGCCAGCACCTACGAGCGGGTCGGTGGCGGCACCATGTGGCACTGGATGGGCACCGCACTGCGCCTGTTGCCCAATGACTTTCGCATGAAGTCGGCCTACAACGTCGGGGTCGATTGGCCGATCAGCTATGCCGACCTGCAGACCGCGTACTGCCGCGCCGAGGAGGAGATGGGCGTGTCTGCCGACGTGGCGGCCCAGTCCTACCTCGGCGTGACCTTCCCCGAGGGCTACCAGTACCGCATGCACGGCATCCCGCCTTCGCTGGTCGACCAGGGCGTGGCCAAGGCAATCGACGGCAAGCGCTATAACGGCATCACGCTGAAGGTGCGCCCGACCCCGGCCGGACGCAACTCGCAGAACGACAACGGGCGGCGGGTCTGTGCCGGTAATACCAGCTGTACGCCGATCTGCCCGATCCAGGCCAAGTACGATGCCACCGTGACCATGGCCAAGGCGCTGGACACCGGCAACGTGCGCATCCTCTACCAGACCGTGGCCAGCAAGGTGCTGGTGACCGACAAGCAAGTCAGTGGCATCGAGTTCATCCAGTACCAGGCCGATGGCAAGCGCAATGATGGCGTAGCCCAAGGCCAGCGTTACGTCATCGCCGCCCATGCCATCGAGACGCCGAAACTGCTGCTCAACTCCAAGAGCAAGGATTGGCCGGATGGGGTTGCCAACAGCAGCAAGCAGCTTGGCTGTGGCTTGTCGGACCACCCGGTGTACCTGGCCTGGGGCCTGATGCCCGAGGGTAAACCGCTGTTCCCGTTCCGTGGCCCGCTGTCGACTTCAGGCATCGAGGAAATGCGTGACGGCGACTTTCGCAGGAAACATGCGGCCTGGCGTATCGAGATCGGCAACGAGGGCTGGAACTGGTCGCAGGAGGACCCGTACAAGGCCGTTTGCGACTACATCGACGGGACCAACGAAGGCGGGACCAACCCCAAGACGTCGGCGCTGTCTGGCAAGGAGCTGGTGCAGCAGCTCAACAGCGTGCTGACTCGCCAGTTCCGCCTGGGCTTTCTGGTCGAGCAGTTGGAAAAAGACCCGGACAAGGCGCTGTGTCGAGTGAAGGTCAGCGATACCCTCACCGATGGCCTCGGACTGGCTCGACCGGAGATCGAATATGATTTTTCCGACTACACCAAGGAAGGGTTCAGGCAGGCGCGTTTGGCCGCAACGCACATCATCACCGAGCTGATGGGCGCCAGCGAGCTGACCAACTTCCATCCAGACAAGAACGGCGGACCGCAAACGGTGTTCGATTATGGCAACGAACGCTATGCGTTCTATGGCGCGGGGCACCTGATGGGCACCTACCGCATGGGTAGCGACCCGGGCAAGTCGGTGGTCGACAAGCAGCAGCGCAGTTGGGACCACAAGAACCTGTTCCTGGTCGGCGACGGCGTGTTCCCCACCACCGGCACCGCCAACCCGACCCTGACCATCACCGCGCTGACCTTCCAGGCTGCCGATGTGGTGGCCAGCGACCTGCTTGCGCGCACCGTCGAGGTCCAGGCCAACCAGGCCTGGCAGGGGACCGGGGTGCAGGTCAATGGCCACAGTTGGCAGTTGGCGGTGTGCAAGGGCGGGCAGTGGACGGCCAACCCGGCGACCGGGTTCGTGGGCGCCAGGGGTAATGCCGGTTTGATCGCCAAGTCCGGCTATACCTTGCCCGGGCAGAACGAAGGTGCGCTGATCGGCCGTATCGGCAGCAACGGAACGCCGTTCCTGGTGGGGGACAAGGTGCAGTTGCCCCGCGGTCAGAAGGGCGAGCTGCAGTTGTGCATCAATGACGATCTGCAGGGGCGCTACGGGGTTGGTCTGCGCGACAACCTGGGCAGCTTGAGCGTCGAGCTGAGCTTCGGATCCTTGTAGTCCGCGATGGCAGGATGGGCACCGGCGTGGCCGGTGCTCTCCGATCACGCTTCTTCGAAATGCATCTCTGGCGGCTGCTTGCTGAACCCACCCGTCAGCACGGCCAGATACAGGATGCCCGCCGCCAGCCAGGCCAGGCCCAGGTAGATCGCCAGGTGATCCAGGCTCACCATCAGCCACAGGTCTGCCCCCAGACCGATCAGCGGGAACACCAGGAACAGCAGCACCGCGCGTGGCCCGGGTTCGCCACGGCCGATCCAGTAGTGGAACACCACCGACAGGTTGACCAGGCTGAAGGCCAGGAAGGCGCCGAAGTTGATGAACGAGGTGGAAGTGGTGACATCCATGTGCAACGCCAGCAGCGCCACCACGCCGCACAGCACGATGCTGCCGACCGGGGTGCCGAAGCGCTCGCTCAGGCGCCCGAAGAATGCCTTGGGCAGTACACCGTCACGCCCCATGGCGAACAGCAAGCGCGAGGCGCTGGCCTGGGCGGACAGCCCCGAGGTGAACTGGCCGACGATCAAGCCGACCAGGAACAGGCTGACGAACAGGTCGCCACCGATGTTGCGGGCGATCTCGTAGGCCGCCGAGTCGGCGTTTTCGAACTGGGTGGAGGGGTGGGCAAGCTGCACGAAGTAGCTGGCGGCGATGAACAGGAAGCCACCGATCAGGGTAATCAGCAGGATTGCCCGCGGGATGTTCTTGCGCGGCTCGTGGGTTTCCTCGGTCAGGGTACTCACGGCATCGAAGCCCAGGAACGAATAGCAGGCAATCGCTGCACCGCTCATGATCAGCGGCAGTTGCACGCCTTCCTTGAAGAACGGCTCGAGCGACCACAGCGGTTTGCTCGCGTCCCCCAGCACATAGTGGATCGCCAACACCACGAAGGCCGCCAGCACCAGGAATTGCACCAGCATCAGCGCGCCGTTGATGTTCTTCGCCAGGCGCAGGCCGACCACGTTGATCGCTGTGGTCACGCCGATGAACGCCAGCACCCACAGCGCCTGTGGCACGGCGGGGAAGGCCGAGTGCAGGTAGGCAGCGCCGATCAGCCAGATGGCCATGGGCAGGAACAGGTAGTCGAGCAGCACGCCCCAGCCGGCCAGGAAGCCCAGTTTCGGGCTGATCGACTTGCGCACATAGGTGTAGGCCGAGCCCGCCACCGGGAAAGCGGCGGCCATGCGCCCGTAGCTCAGGGCGGTGAACAGCATGGCGACGGAGGCAGCGAGGTACGCAGAGGGGACCACGCCGCCAGTGGTGTCGGCGAGGATGCCGAAGGTGCCGAGGACGATGATCGGGGTCATGTAGGCGATGCCGAACAGCACCACCGCACTGAGCGAAAGGGTTCGCTTGAGTCGGGCCATTACTGCTTACTCCAGATTATGTTTGTTATGCAGAGTCGAAATCGACGCAAAAAATGGCATCCCTTGCCCGTCGCGGGTCAGCGCTTTGCAGTCTGCGTGACCCTCAGGATTGTTGAGTTCCCTATAGATGCGGTGGTGTCAGCGGTTATCGATGATCAGCTCGCGCAGGCCGTTATCGTGCTCGCGCACTTCGCCCGGCAGGACGAAGCGGCGCTCGGCCAGGTAGCTGTAGTCGCGACGGGCAACATCCAGTTGCGCCAGGTCCAGTTCCAGCCCGATGCGGCACTCCTCGCGCCCGGCTTCGCAGAGCAACTGCCCGTACGGGTCGACCACCGCGCTGCCGCCGGCGAACACCAGGGCGCCATCACCCTCGCCGACGCGGTTGACCATCACCGCGAATGCCTGGTTTTCCATGGCGCGGCCACTGATCGCGGTGCGGTGGGTCGGCCCGTAGGGGTCCATGTTGCCGTTGGTCACCAGGATCAGCTCGACGCCCAGTTGGCCGAGGGCGCGGGCGCTTTCAGGGAACTCGATGTCGAAACAGATCAGCAAGCCGACCCGCACCCCCTTGAACAGCGTGGTGGCGTAGCGGTCGCCCGGAGTGAAGATGCCGCGGTCCGACGCCCACAGGTGGGTCTTGCGGTATTTCAGGGCGATGCCTTCAGCGGTGATCAGCAGGGTGGTGTTGTAGAAGCGGCCGTCTTCACCCGCTTCGGCCATGCCGACCACCACGCCGACGTCACGTTCGCGCGCTGCCTGTTGCACGGCGCGTACGCTTGGGCCGTCAAGGGGTTCGGCGAGGGTTGCGATGTTGTCTTCGCTGGGGAACCCCATCAGCTGGGTTTCAGGGAAGACCACCAGGTCGGTGCCGGCAGGGCAGGCGTGGATCGCCTCCAGGGTGCGGCTCAGGTTGTAGGCGGTGTCACCGTCGCGGCCCACCAGTTGCACGAGTTCGACCTTCATTGCTGTTCTCATAGACCCAATCTTTTATTGAAATGCCGGAGCCATGGCGGTGACATGACCGCCCGGTGAAAAACGGTCAGAATGCGCATCGGACCGAGGCAAGGCTTGCCCGAGTATGCGTCGGGCACCGTATCAGGGGTAATTACGCCCACGTGGTAACCCAACAGGGGTAGAGGCATGAACCTTACGCTGCAGGACTTGGCCTGGCACCGCTCGGTCGGTCACCTGGTCGAGACGCTCGACAAGCCCGGCTTCTGGCTCGCCCTGGTGCGCCTGCTCGATCAGTATGTGCCGTTCGACAGCTGGGTGGCCTTGCTCTTCAGCAATGGTAGACCGCAAGTGTTCGCCGAGTGTCCAGGCGAGGATGGCGGGCCCGACCCGCTGTTCCAGGACTACCTCAAGGGCCTGTACCTGCTCGACCCGTTCTACATCGCCAGCCGCGAGGCGCCGGGCAGCGGCCTGTTCCAGCTGGCGGACGTGGCGCCGGAGTGCTTCGAGCAGACCGACTACTACCAGCGCTACTTTCGCCTGAACGTGGTCGCCGACGAGGTGCAGTTCAATGTCCAGCTCGAGAAGGAGCGCACCTTGTGCCTGTCGCTGGGGACCAAGGGGCGTTTCAGCGCCGAGCAGATCACCCTGCTCGACCTGCTGCGCCCCTGGGTGGCCGGGCTGATGCGCCAGCGCATGACGTTCGAGCGTGAATTACTGGAGCAGGCAACGCCACCGGCGCCACGCTGGCAGAGTCGCCTGGAGGAAACCGTCGAGGCGCTGCAGACACCCCTGACGGCACGGGAACTGGAAGTGGGGCGCTTGATGCTCAGTGGTTGTTCGAGCAAGGAAATAGCGCGCAAGCTGGCGATATCCGCCGAGACCGTGAAAGTGCACCGCAAGCACATGTACAGCAAATTGGGCATCAAGTCACAGTCCGAGTTGTTCTCGCTGTTTCTGCAGGCGCAAAGTTGATTGAGTTCACAGAAGTCATTATTTATCCGTTCATCCTGCCGCCTTGTAATATTTGCCCTGTAGTGCCTCCTGGGTGACTACGTTTGTTCGATAACTGAACTTCACTGCCGGCTGTTTCGACCAGGAAAACAGCGCGTATTACCCAATCCGAGACATTCCAAGGTATTCGGTCCTCCAGCTGAAGGCCTTGCTGTGCCTGGCTTGTAGCCTGTGTAAAGACGCTGCATGGTGATTTGTATCAAGAGTTTTCCCAACCTTTCACAACGTTTCACAGCAGTGGCGAATATTCATTGCCTAACATGGGTCCCGTGTTAGAGAGCGACTGCCTACATCCCCTTCGGTCGCTGTCTTGCACGGACTTCTACCCGCCTCAAAGCGGCTTCTTACGAATCCCTATCCTGAAGGAGTATCACCATGAGCAACGTACCTCCAGCAAGCAGCGGTGGCGGCGCAGACGCAGCAATCGCCAAGATGGAAGCCACTTTCAACATGGCTATCGAGAAGTCGGCCCAGATCACCGAGCTGACCACTGCCAAGAAGGCTGAGCTCGACGCCACCAAACAGCGTCCGCAGAACTGACGTTGTGCCTTGCGGGCGGGGGTTGCTCCGCCCGCATGTCTTGCAACGATGCATTTTTCGGCAAGGGCCTGAATGGCCGTTGCCCGTGGTATTCACGGTGGTGCCCCGCCCATGACAGCCCTTACCGCTCTGGCCGCCGTCACCGGTGGCGCGACAGCCTCCAAGCCGGTACTCAGCGTCACCCAGGGTCTGCACCAGGGTGGCCGGATCAGTCTGGACGGCACCCAGTACACCTTCGGCAGCACACCTGATGCCGACTTCATTCTCAATGACCCGGGCGTCGAGCCCCGCCATCTGGTATTGCGCCTGGCAGACGGCAAGGTCGCAGTCGAGGCCGTGGGCGGCGAAGTGCGGGTCGAAGACCCGCAGGGGCGGGCGATCATCGTTCCGCTCGGCAGCGGTTATCGCGCTCAGTTGCCGCTGCGTATCGCCTTGGGCGAGGCGCAGTTGAGCCTGGAGCACGAACAGCCCGCGCGCGCCGCTGCCGCAATCGCACAGCCCCAGCACGCCTCGGCACTCACCCGCACCCACGTTGCGC
The Pseudomonas putida genome window above contains:
- a CDS encoding GMC family oxidoreductase, coding for MSLVQAKNIEQADVIVVGAGMAGSVMAYQLGLAGLKVLVLESGPAIPPNRSEYLERFYTAVLKSPESPYPPEQSEQTPDKQFAPRATIQDLITAGGSDPHKEQKSYLVQKGPLLFASTYERVGGGTMWHWMGTALRLLPNDFRMKSAYNVGVDWPISYADLQTAYCRAEEEMGVSADVAAQSYLGVTFPEGYQYRMHGIPPSLVDQGVAKAIDGKRYNGITLKVRPTPAGRNSQNDNGRRVCAGNTSCTPICPIQAKYDATVTMAKALDTGNVRILYQTVASKVLVTDKQVSGIEFIQYQADGKRNDGVAQGQRYVIAAHAIETPKLLLNSKSKDWPDGVANSSKQLGCGLSDHPVYLAWGLMPEGKPLFPFRGPLSTSGIEEMRDGDFRRKHAAWRIEIGNEGWNWSQEDPYKAVCDYIDGTNEGGTNPKTSALSGKELVQQLNSVLTRQFRLGFLVEQLEKDPDKALCRVKVSDTLTDGLGLARPEIEYDFSDYTKEGFRQARLAATHIITELMGASELTNFHPDKNGGPQTVFDYGNERYAFYGAGHLMGTYRMGSDPGKSVVDKQQRSWDHKNLFLVGDGVFPTTGTANPTLTITALTFQAADVVASDLLARTVEVQANQAWQGTGVQVNGHSWQLAVCKGGQWTANPATGFVGARGNAGLIAKSGYTLPGQNEGALIGRIGSNGTPFLVGDKVQLPRGQKGELQLCINDDLQGRYGVGLRDNLGSLSVELSFGSL
- a CDS encoding APC family permease — translated: MARLKRTLSLSAVVLFGIAYMTPIIVLGTFGILADTTGGVVPSAYLAASVAMLFTALSYGRMAAAFPVAGSAYTYVRKSISPKLGFLAGWGVLLDYLFLPMAIWLIGAAYLHSAFPAVPQALWVLAFIGVTTAINVVGLRLAKNINGALMLVQFLVLAAFVVLAIHYVLGDASKPLWSLEPFFKEGVQLPLIMSGAAIACYSFLGFDAVSTLTEETHEPRKNIPRAILLITLIGGFLFIAASYFVQLAHPSTQFENADSAAYEIARNIGGDLFVSLFLVGLIVGQFTSGLSAQASASRLLFAMGRDGVLPKAFFGRLSERFGTPVGSIVLCGVVALLALHMDVTTSTSFINFGAFLAFSLVNLSVVFHYWIGRGEPGPRAVLLFLVFPLIGLGADLWLMVSLDHLAIYLGLAWLAAGILYLAVLTGGFSKQPPEMHFEEA
- a CDS encoding carbon-nitrogen hydrolase family protein, producing the protein MKVELVQLVGRDGDTAYNLSRTLEAIHACPAGTDLVVFPETQLMGFPSEDNIATLAEPLDGPSVRAVQQAARERDVGVVVGMAEAGEDGRFYNTTLLITAEGIALKYRKTHLWASDRGIFTPGDRYATTLFKGVRVGLLICFDIEFPESARALGQLGVELILVTNGNMDPYGPTHRTAISGRAMENQAFAVMVNRVGEGDGALVFAGGSAVVDPYGQLLCEAGREECRIGLELDLAQLDVARRDYSYLAERRFVLPGEVREHDNGLRELIIDNR
- a CDS encoding helix-turn-helix transcriptional regulator; translation: MNLTLQDLAWHRSVGHLVETLDKPGFWLALVRLLDQYVPFDSWVALLFSNGRPQVFAECPGEDGGPDPLFQDYLKGLYLLDPFYIASREAPGSGLFQLADVAPECFEQTDYYQRYFRLNVVADEVQFNVQLEKERTLCLSLGTKGRFSAEQITLLDLLRPWVAGLMRQRMTFERELLEQATPPAPRWQSRLEETVEALQTPLTARELEVGRLMLSGCSSKEIARKLAISAETVKVHRKHMYSKLGIKSQSELFSLFLQAQS